From a region of the Triticum aestivum cultivar Chinese Spring chromosome 7D, IWGSC CS RefSeq v2.1, whole genome shotgun sequence genome:
- the LOC123171440 gene encoding WAT1-related protein At1g09380-like: MGCLPTLAMLAVQAGFAGMNVLSKLSLDTGMSPFVLIASRSFIAAGVLAPIALYYERNLWATMSRRVILEIFISSTLGYLLYFLGFESTSPTVASALGNLVPALTFVIAATAKMETLRLKTRAGQAKVAGTVACLGGSMVMLFCKGPLLKIWASPLHWRYAEEIAAAAAAKATGARSPVSVGDVLIILSCVAWAGWLILQNKTSQRFAAPYTGTIIMSLIVGVEFAVVSAAVDQRASVWELGSGIRLYSVLYMGVVGWGATFVVMTWCIKLRGPLFVSMFNPVVLVVCAVLGWAFLGEKIHLGDAVGSVLIVAGLYMVLWGKAREAHEPSHIEDGAGTNV; this comes from the exons ATGGGCTGCTTGCCGACGCTGGCCATGCTGGCGGTCCAGGCGGGCTTCGCCGGCATGAATGTGCTCTCCAAGCTCTCGCTGGACACGGGCATGAGCCCGTTCGTGCTCATCGCCAGCAGGAGCTTCATCGCCGCCGGAGTCCTCGCTCCCATCGCGCTCTACTACGAGCG GAACCTCTGGGCGACGATGAGCAGGAGGGTGATCCTGGAGATCTTCATCTCCTCCACTCTCGGGTAT CTGCTCTATTTCCTGGGCTTCGAGTCGACAAGCCCCACGGTGGCGTCGGCGCTGGGCAACCTGGTGCCCGCCCTGACGTTCGTCATCGCGGCGACGGCCAAGATGGAGACGCTGAGGCTCAAAACGCGCGCCGGGCAGGCCAAGGTCGCCGGCACGGTCGCCTGCCTCGGCGGATCAATGGTGATGCTCTTCTGCAAGGGCCCCCTGCTCAAGATCTGGGCCTCACCGCTCCACTGGAGGTACGCCGAGGAGATCGCCGCCGCTGCGGCAGCGAAGGCCACAGGCGCCCGAAGCCCCGTGTCGGTCGGCGACGTGCTCATCATCCTCAGCTGCGTGGCCTGGGCCGGATGGCTGATTCTACAG AACAAGACCTCGCAACGGTTCGCAGCGCCTTACACCGGCACCATCATCATGTCTCTGATCGTGGGTGTGGAGTTCGCGGTGGTGAGCGCCGCCGTGGACCAGCGCGCCTCCGTGTGGGAGCTCGGGTCCGGCATCCGGCTCTACTCCGTCCTCTACATG GGGGTCGTGGGCTGGGGGGCCACCTTTGTGGTGATGACGTGGTGCATTAAGCTGCGTGGCCCACTGTTCGTCTCCATGTTCAACCCCGTGGTGTTGGTGGTCTGCGCCGTGCTGGGCTGGGCGTTCCTCGGCGAAAAGATACACCTTGGAGA TGCGGTTGGATCGGTGCTCATCGTGGCCGGCCTCTACATGGTGCTATGGGGAAAGGCCAGGGAGGCGCACGAGCCGTCCCACATCGAGGATGGTGCCGGCACCAATGTGTGA
- the LOC123166335 gene encoding uncharacterized protein isoform X2, which yields MADQTKEKSGDTSVDKLYEILSKVFEQQQQQLKVVPEAVKYALEPNPVKLAGPGNYISWARHAQLILSSHGYEELLSADEEKLKSGTITKQINDRVLVWLLASMEPPIREQVETITTVFEVWKALEKQFSGKSNKMQANRIMQELTNLKQGSKSVTEYAGEMKRLYRELHYYHPFQPVDKNDVAVHHTWFEPFVGKLFLNGLNQEFDLRRQLIFSKTEWLSLGDIISSVIEEETRLAQPNEHVQEKSDARAALSIQARRAPKTFAKTDKSKLFCNHCKRPGHTKDSCFELHGYPTWWEKGKSQPGGGQGAHKRQANLTTSKRELPIVDVRALEDFTSKIRLSEDLSSFQDSSKAETSLHATSHQGATNRQTVGDWDRA from the exons ATGGCAGATCAAACAAAGGAGAAATCAGGGGATACTAGTGTGGATAAGTTGTATGAAATTTTAAGCAAAGTATttgagcagcaacaacaacaactcaAGGTGGTTCCTGAAGCTGTCAAGTATGCTCTTGAGCCTAATCCAGTAAAGTTGGCTGGACCGGGCAATTACATCAGCTGGGCACGACATGCCCAGTTAATTTTGAGTTCTCATGGCTACGAGGAATTGCTTAGTGCTGATGAAGAGAAACTGAAAAGTGGTACTATCACCAAACAGATCAATGATAGAGTTTTGGTGTGGTTATTAGCAAGCATGGAACCACCGATACGAGAACAAGTTGAGACTATAACCACTGTATTTGAAGTGTGGAAAGCTCTGGAGAAGCAATTTTCAGGAAAATCAAATAAGATGCAGGCTAATCGCATAATGCAGGAGTTGACTAACTTGAAGCAAGGCTCAAAATCAGTGACTGAGTATGCAGGTGAGATGAAGAGATTGTATAGGGAGTTGCATTATTACCATCCTTTTCAACCCGTTGACAAGAATGATGTGGCTGTTCACCATACCTGGTTTGAACCATTTGTGGGCAAGCTCTTCCTTAATGGCCTAAATCAGGAGTTTGATCTCCGCCGTCAGCTAATATTCTCCAAAACTGAATGGCTAAGCCTTGGTGATATCATTTCCAGTGTGATTGAGGAGGAGACTCGTCTTGCTCAACCCAATGAGCATGTTCAAGAAAAATCAGATGCACGTGCAGCCCTATCCATACAAGCTCGTCGTGCTCCTAAGACCTTTGCTAAAACAGATAAAAGCAAACTTTTTTGCAACCACTGCAAAAGGCCTGGACACACAAAGGATTCATGCTTTGAGCTGCATGGTTATCCAACTTGGTGGGAAAAAGGAAAGTCTCAGCCAGGGGGAGGTCAGGGAGCTCATAAAAGACAGGCGAACCTCACTACATCCAAGAGGGAGCTACCGATAGTAGATGTGCGAGCTCTTGAGGATTTCACCTCCAAGATTAGACTCTCAGAAGACTTGTCTTCCTTCCAGGATTCCTCTAAAGCTGAAACTAGTTTGCATGCCACTTCACACCAAG GAGCTACAAACAGGCAAACTGTTGGGGACTGGGACCGTGCATGA
- the LOC123166335 gene encoding uncharacterized protein isoform X1, with amino-acid sequence MADQTKEKSGDTSVDKLYEILSKVFEQQQQQLKVVPEAVKYALEPNPVKLAGPGNYISWARHAQLILSSHGYEELLSADEEKLKSGTITKQINDRVLVWLLASMEPPIREQVETITTVFEVWKALEKQFSGKSNKMQANRIMQELTNLKQGSKSVTEYAGEMKRLYRELHYYHPFQPVDKNDVAVHHTWFEPFVGKLFLNGLNQEFDLRRQLIFSKTEWLSLGDIISSVIEEETRLAQPNEHVQEKSDARAALSIQARRAPKTFAKTDKSKLFCNHCKRPGHTKDSCFELHGYPTWWEKGKSQPGGGQGAHKRQANLTTSKRELPIVDVRALEDFTSKIRLSEDLSSFQDSSKAETSLHATSHQGASNIFTSYTPCSGATNRQTVGDWDRA; translated from the exons ATGGCAGATCAAACAAAGGAGAAATCAGGGGATACTAGTGTGGATAAGTTGTATGAAATTTTAAGCAAAGTATttgagcagcaacaacaacaactcaAGGTGGTTCCTGAAGCTGTCAAGTATGCTCTTGAGCCTAATCCAGTAAAGTTGGCTGGACCGGGCAATTACATCAGCTGGGCACGACATGCCCAGTTAATTTTGAGTTCTCATGGCTACGAGGAATTGCTTAGTGCTGATGAAGAGAAACTGAAAAGTGGTACTATCACCAAACAGATCAATGATAGAGTTTTGGTGTGGTTATTAGCAAGCATGGAACCACCGATACGAGAACAAGTTGAGACTATAACCACTGTATTTGAAGTGTGGAAAGCTCTGGAGAAGCAATTTTCAGGAAAATCAAATAAGATGCAGGCTAATCGCATAATGCAGGAGTTGACTAACTTGAAGCAAGGCTCAAAATCAGTGACTGAGTATGCAGGTGAGATGAAGAGATTGTATAGGGAGTTGCATTATTACCATCCTTTTCAACCCGTTGACAAGAATGATGTGGCTGTTCACCATACCTGGTTTGAACCATTTGTGGGCAAGCTCTTCCTTAATGGCCTAAATCAGGAGTTTGATCTCCGCCGTCAGCTAATATTCTCCAAAACTGAATGGCTAAGCCTTGGTGATATCATTTCCAGTGTGATTGAGGAGGAGACTCGTCTTGCTCAACCCAATGAGCATGTTCAAGAAAAATCAGATGCACGTGCAGCCCTATCCATACAAGCTCGTCGTGCTCCTAAGACCTTTGCTAAAACAGATAAAAGCAAACTTTTTTGCAACCACTGCAAAAGGCCTGGACACACAAAGGATTCATGCTTTGAGCTGCATGGTTATCCAACTTGGTGGGAAAAAGGAAAGTCTCAGCCAGGGGGAGGTCAGGGAGCTCATAAAAGACAGGCGAACCTCACTACATCCAAGAGGGAGCTACCGATAGTAGATGTGCGAGCTCTTGAGGATTTCACCTCCAAGATTAGACTCTCAGAAGACTTGTCTTCCTTCCAGGATTCCTCTAAAGCTGAAACTAGTTTGCATGCCACTTCACACCAAG GAGCTTCAAATATATTCACTTCCTATACACCTTGTTCAG GAGCTACAAACAGGCAAACTGTTGGGGACTGGGACCGTGCATGA
- the LOC123169978 gene encoding pterocarpan synthase 1, with protein MAAAWCPSFPTLCVVVVIVVVLIGGGGAASAADEEGLIHLHFYFHEVNAGTPNATVLNVASLHKNSSTFGDLNVFDNALRAGPDRASRLVGRAQGLALHASLDESGGLTAITFFFSDYGAYSGSTLATLGHIGVSGPAERSIVGGTGKLRFARGYMVSSLLNSTDTSIVVVFDMYFTLAR; from the exons ATGGCCGCTGCTTGGTGCCCCTCTTTCCCTACTCTCTGCGTGGTGGTAGTAATAGTAGTGGTactcatcggcggcggtggcgctgcGTCTGCGGCGGACGAAGAAGGCCTCATCCACCTTCACTTCTACTTCCATGAGGTCAACGCCGGCACGCCCAACGCCACCGTCCTCAACGTCGCCAGCCTGCACAA GAACTCGTCGACGTTCGGGGACCTGAACGTGTTCGACAACGCGCTGCGGGCGGGGCCGGACCGGGCATCGCGGCTCGTGGGCAGGGCGCAGGGCCTGGCGCTCCACGCGTCGCTGGACGAGTCCGGCGGGCTCACGGCCATCACCTTCTTCTTCTCCGACTACGGCGCGTACAGCGGCAGCACGCTGGCGACGCTGGGCCACATCGGGGTGTCTGGCCCGGCGGAGCGGAGCATCGTCGGCGGCACGGGCAAGCTTCGGTTCGCGCGCGGGTACATGGTCAGCAGCCTCCTCAACTCCACGGACACCTCCATCGTGGTCGTCTTCGACATGTATTTCACCCTGGCTCGCTGA